From the genome of Deltaproteobacteria bacterium:
GAAGCTCAAATAGATTTTTTTGAGGTCACTGTAAATATTGCAAATATTATCAGCAAAGCATGGATGTTTGTCATGCATTTAATGTATAGCGGTCGAGATTTTGTCTGTATTTATGAACATTGCGACCAAATTTCATTTCTTGATGGCCATGTACGAGCGTTTGCCCATTTTGGTGGTGTCCCTCAAAGTTGCATATATGATAATCTAAAAGCCGCAGTAGCTCATGTGTGCTTGCCCGATCGTATTTTGACTGTAAGATTTCAAGCACTGGCTAGCCACTATCTTTTCGAGACATGCTTTGCCCGTGTTGATGTTGGTCATGACAAAGGCGCAGTAGAATTTACTGGTAAGGCCATACGGCTGAAATATTTAGTACCGTTTCCTTGCGGCCAGTCATTAGCTGATATCAATGAACAGTTATTAAAAAAGCTTGATGCTAATCAACAGCGTCAACGTCATGGCAGCGATAAAAAAATTGCCGAATTGTTTGTAGAAGAGAAAGCCAAAATGTGACCGTTGCCAGGCAATAAG
Proteins encoded in this window:
- the istA gene encoding IS21 family transposase — translated: PRRIETIPRRTPIFDLVAPHIEELLREWQPRISAKQRVTGARLYEQLIIEGYQVSPSWVRKYLSARRLKNSEVFIPLQHYAGEEAQIDFFEVTVNIANIISKAWMFVMHLMYSGRDFVCIYEHCDQISFLDGHVRAFAHFGGVPQSCIYDNLKAAVAHVCLPDRILTVRFQALASHYLFETCFARVDVGHDKGAVEFTGKAIRLKYLVPFPCGQSLADINEQLLKKLDANQQRQRHGSDKKIAELFVEEKAKM